One region of Drosophila teissieri strain GT53w chromosome 2L, Prin_Dtei_1.1, whole genome shotgun sequence genomic DNA includes:
- the LOC122619304 gene encoding uncharacterized protein LOC122619304 isoform X10: MNGLSSNDDAVECPLCMEPLEVDDLTFFPCTCGYQICRFCWHRIRTDENKLCPACRKEYPENPADFKPLSQEEMIAFKSQKRQRDQQRKQKITENRKHLANVRVVQKNLVFVVGLPPRLADADILKKHEYFGKYGKIHKVVINPSTTYAGVQGPSASAYVTYVNNSDALRAIQSVNNIMIDGRLIKTSLGTTKYCSHFMKNQQCPKGDCMYLHELGDPEASFTKEEMHQGKHLEYEKRLHDTLIASFGPNTTAAIPSSSSASSSSSGSGTNGSSAGNAQQKEAWPSLSVSPINGKEATASSNSSSGKSKREKLRNEKRHEKNKSKNKSAGNTNANASNKENYVPETRSSSSTETFAEATAEAPASTKAEPPQASSNRSRAERGKDRASNLAASAKEQKKGKEAAPAPAASKPVERIETSESTITQKAEEAESCEDILPQKRLAETNVQRSVSSCSENSEGRVSESSLSEKSLPGDYVEEKCNSVNSESQQESVKSHEELEKSNEAIVEAETVLPEAESSEDISPAAVEPSNGEDEGCLPVDPVETSSLVDNGSRVNDALSKLNIFDDTPSFFTSPSFQQAHLLKNKMDLEMRQSHLPDLVNDIDGIQKASNTNEWEEAFKNVMMRNTRHVEEQLLQQQHLQQQQKHHHQQVLHQQEEFLRMHELQKRNNFATQINGPANDFLSHFQANSLDLNRAQAHAILQQQLLQQQAGENLFGGNMSKFFDFHKSQQQSHHQYLNGHPPQINGNSAVPEPQRVAASLESNRLNSPFVENGLINSQQQQQKQRMMGMYEFMPPNTQSQQNRFTQNSIVDDDLGFDPFVETQKGLAELMENEVVQQQSINNENPLPKLPPQPQILPHQQLVDNLQRARMPPPGFNHVNALGLGGASRLQHTSKMMPFMNMPVNGVANNGAQGQHQIPMGVNWNAPLGMHQNTGQPVGDSQLQHPMAHNKVYNNSDWTSMDPAILSFRQFSSFPQNQIPPHPQQQQDLFLQHLAQQQNSQSGGFNNQPQQLLPMGMPNNLLNGQQTQPPQVNANVQGMLEFLKSRQFV, translated from the exons ATGAACGGCCTGAGCAGCAATGATGATGCAGTCGAGTGCCCTTTGTGTATGGAGCCGCTTGAGGTGGACGATTTGACCTTTTTCCCGTGTACCTGCGGATATCAG ATTTGCCGATTTTGTTGGCACAGAATCCGCACGGATGAGAACAAGCTGTGTCCGGCATGTCGAAAGGAGTACCCTGAGAATCCAGCTGACTTTAAGCCTCTGTCACAGGAAGAA ATGATTGCCTTCAAGTCCCAGAAACGCCAAAGGGAccaacaacgaaaacaaaagatCACCGAGAACCGAAAACATTTGGCCAACGTTCGCGTGGTCCAAAAGAACTTGGTGTTCGTTGTGGGCCTACCACCCCGACTTGCTGATGCAGAC ATACTAAAGAAACACGAGTATTTCGGTAAATATGGGAAAATTCATAAAGTCGTTATAAATCCAAGTACCACGTATGCCGGGGTCCAG GGTCCATCTGCTTCTGCCTATGTCACATATGTTAATAACTCGGATGCCTTGCGGGCCATTCAAAGCGTCAATAATATTATGATAGACGGACGGCTCATAAAGACCAGCTTGGGGACAACTAAATACTGTAGCCACTTCATGAAGAACCAGCAGTGTCCCAAGGGCGACTGCATGTACTTACATGAATTGGGCGATCCCGAGGCCAGTTTCACAAAGGAG GAAATGCATCAGGGAAAGCACTTGGAGTACGAGAAGCGTCTGCACGATACTCTAATTGCCTCATTCGGACCGAATACAACAG CCGCGATtccatcgtcatcgtcagcgtcatcctcgtcctcgggATCGGGAACAAATGGTTCAAGTGCAGGCAATGCCCAGCAGAAGGAGGCCTGGCCCAGCTTATCGGTCTCGCCCATCAACGGCAAAGAGGCGACTGCCAGTTCAAACAGTTCCAGTGGGAAGAGTAAACGGGAAAAGCTGCGCAACGAGAAGAGGCACGAGAAGAACAAGTCCAAGAATAAGAGCGCCGGCAACACAAACGCCAATGCCTCGAACAAGGAGAACTATGTGCCCGAAACGAGAAGCAGCTCAAGTACTGAGACATTCGCAGAGGCCACGGCGGAAGCACCGGCTTCAACCAAGGCAGAACCTCCGCAAGCCTCTAGCAATCGATCGAGGGCGGAGCGCGGAAAAGATAGGGCCTCCAATCTTGCGGCTAGTGCAAAGGAGCAAAAGAAGGGCAAGGAAGCTGCTCCAGCACCTGCAGCAAGTAAACCGGTGGAGCGGATTGAAACGAGCGAGAGTACAATAACACAAAAGGCGGAAGAAGCCGAAAGCTGTGAAGATATCTTACCACAAAAGAGATTAGCGGAAACAAACGTTCAAAGATCTGTGAGCTCTTGTAGCGAAAATAGCGAAGGACGCGTCTCTGAGAGTAGCTTAAGTGAAAAGAGTTTACCTGGTGATTATGTGGAGGAGAAGTGCAATAGTGTGAATTCTGAAAGCCAGCAAGAAAGTGTGAAGTCTCATGAGGAGCTTGAAAAGAGCAACGAGGCTATTGTCGAGGCTGAAACCGTTCTGCCAGAAGCTGAATCCTCTGAGGACATCAGCCCCGCTGCAGTGGAGCCTAGCAATGGAGAAGATGAAGGATGCTTACCCGTAGATCCAGTCGAAACATCGAGTCTGGTGGATAATGGAAGCAGAGTAAATG ATGCACTGTCTAAGCTCAACATTTTCGATGACACGCCCAGCTTTTTCACATCGCCATCATTCCAGCAAGCCCACCTTTTAAAGAATAAGATGGATTTGGAAATGCGACAGTCTCATTTACCAGACTTGGTCAACG ACATTGATGGAATCCAAAAGGCATCCAATACAAACg AGTGGGAAGAAGCTTTCAAAAATGTCATGATGCGCAACACAAGGCACGTGGAGGAGCAACTgcttcagcagcaacatttgcagcagcagcagaagcatcACCACCAGCAAGTATTGCATCAACAGGAGGAGTTCCTTCGCATGCACGAATTACAAAAACGCAACAACTTTGCGACACAAATCAACGGTCCTGCGAATG atTTCCTTAGCCATTTCCAGGCAAACTCGCTCGATTTGAATAGAGCTCAAGCCCATGCAATCCTTCAGCAACAATTATTACAACAGCAAGCAGGAGAAAATCTATTTGGCGGCAACATGTCGAAGTTCTTTGATTTCCATAAAAGCCAGCAACAGTCCCACCATCAGTATCTGAATGGGCATCCGCCTCAGATCAATGGAAACAGTGCTGTGCCAGAACCCCAAAGAGTGGCGGCCTCTTTGGAAAGCAATCGACTGAATTCGCCTTTTGTTGAAAATG GACTTATTAattcgcagcagcagcaacaaaagcagagAATGATGGGAATGTATGAATTTATG CCTCCAAACACGCAATCTCAGCAGAATCGGTTTACACAGAACTCGATAGTCGACGATGACTTAG GATTCGACCCCTTCGTTGAGACCCAAAAGGGACTTGCTGAACTTATGGAAAATGAGGTTGTCCAACAACAGAGTATTAATAATGAAAACCCCTTGCCGAAGTTGCCGCCACAGCCTCAAATTCTCCCCCATCAGCAACTGGTGGACAACCTGCAACGAGCTCGGATGCCGCCTCCAGGCTTCAATCACGTCAACGCATTGGGCTTGGGCGGAGCATCCAGACTGCAGCATACCAGCAAAATGATGCCCTTCATGAACATGCCCGTCAATGGGGTGGCAAACAACGGTGCCCAAGGACAGCACCAAATACCAATGGGTGTCAACTGGAATGCTCCCTTGGGCATGCACCAAAACACGGGACAGCCTGTGGGTGACTCGCAATTGCAGCATCCAATGGCCCACAACAAGG TTTACAACAACAGTGATTGGACTTCAATGGATCCGGCTATACTTTCGTTTAGacagttttcttcttttccaCAAAACCAAATTCCCCCACATCCTCAGCAACAACAGGATTTATTTTTGCAGCATTTGGCTCAACAGCAAAATTCCCAGAGTGGTG GTTTCAACAACCAGCCACAGCAACTGCTTCCTATGGGGATGCCCAATAATTTGCTGAACGGACAACAAACGCAGCCGCCACAGGTCAATGCCAATGTTCAGGGCATGCTTGAGTTTTTAAAAAGCCGTCAATTCGTTTAG
- the LOC122619304 gene encoding uncharacterized protein LOC122619304 isoform X6, translated as MNGLSSNDDAVECPLCMEPLEVDDLTFFPCTCGYQICRFCWHRIRTDENKLCPACRKEYPENPADFKPLSQEEMIAFKSQKRQRDQQRKQKITENRKHLANVRVVQKNLVFVVGLPPRLADADILKKHEYFGKYGKIHKVVINPSTTYAGVQVRVGPSASAYVTYVNNSDALRAIQSVNNIMIDGRLIKTSLGTTKYCSHFMKNQQCPKGDCMYLHELGDPEASFTKEEMHQGKHLEYEKRLHDTLIASFGPNTTGIVNAAIPSSSSASSSSSGSGTNGSSAGNAQQKEAWPSLSVSPINGKEATASSNSSSGKSKREKLRNEKRHEKNKSKNKSAGNTNANASNKENYVPETRSSSSTETFAEATAEAPASTKAEPPQASSNRSRAERGKDRASNLAASAKEQKKGKEAAPAPAASKPVERIETSESTITQKAEEAESCEDILPQKRLAETNVQRSVSSCSENSEGRVSESSLSEKSLPGDYVEEKCNSVNSESQQESVKSHEELEKSNEAIVEAETVLPEAESSEDISPAAVEPSNGEDEGCLPVDPVETSSLVDNGSRVNDALSKLNIFDDTPSFFTSPSFQQAHLLKNKMDLEMRQSHLPDLVNDIDGIQKASNTNEWEEAFKNVMMRNTRHVEEQLLQQQHLQQQQKHHHQQVLHQQEEFLRMHELQKRNNFATQINGPANDFLSHFQANSLDLNRAQAHAILQQQLLQQQAGENLFGGNMSKFFDFHKSQQQSHHQYLNGHPPQINGNSAVPEPQRVAASLESNRLNSPFVENGLINSQQQQQKQRMMGMYEFMPPNTQSQQNRFTQNSIVDDDLGFDPFVETQKGLAELMENEVVQQQSINNENPLPKLPPQPQILPHQQLVDNLQRARMPPPGFNHVNALGLGGASRLQHTSKMMPFMNMPVNGVANNGAQGQHQIPMGVNWNAPLGMHQNTGQPVGDSQLQHPMAHNKVYNNSDWTSMDPAILSFRQFSSFPQNQIPPHPQQQQDLFLQHLAQQQNSQSGGFNNQPQQLLPMGMPNNLLNGQQTQPPQVNANVQGMLEFLKSRQFV; from the exons ATGAACGGCCTGAGCAGCAATGATGATGCAGTCGAGTGCCCTTTGTGTATGGAGCCGCTTGAGGTGGACGATTTGACCTTTTTCCCGTGTACCTGCGGATATCAG ATTTGCCGATTTTGTTGGCACAGAATCCGCACGGATGAGAACAAGCTGTGTCCGGCATGTCGAAAGGAGTACCCTGAGAATCCAGCTGACTTTAAGCCTCTGTCACAGGAAGAA ATGATTGCCTTCAAGTCCCAGAAACGCCAAAGGGAccaacaacgaaaacaaaagatCACCGAGAACCGAAAACATTTGGCCAACGTTCGCGTGGTCCAAAAGAACTTGGTGTTCGTTGTGGGCCTACCACCCCGACTTGCTGATGCAGAC ATACTAAAGAAACACGAGTATTTCGGTAAATATGGGAAAATTCATAAAGTCGTTATAAATCCAAGTACCACGTATGCCGGGGTCCAGGTAAGAGTT GGTCCATCTGCTTCTGCCTATGTCACATATGTTAATAACTCGGATGCCTTGCGGGCCATTCAAAGCGTCAATAATATTATGATAGACGGACGGCTCATAAAGACCAGCTTGGGGACAACTAAATACTGTAGCCACTTCATGAAGAACCAGCAGTGTCCCAAGGGCGACTGCATGTACTTACATGAATTGGGCGATCCCGAGGCCAGTTTCACAAAGGAG GAAATGCATCAGGGAAAGCACTTGGAGTACGAGAAGCGTCTGCACGATACTCTAATTGCCTCATTCGGACCGAATACAACAGGTATTGTAAATG CCGCGATtccatcgtcatcgtcagcgtcatcctcgtcctcgggATCGGGAACAAATGGTTCAAGTGCAGGCAATGCCCAGCAGAAGGAGGCCTGGCCCAGCTTATCGGTCTCGCCCATCAACGGCAAAGAGGCGACTGCCAGTTCAAACAGTTCCAGTGGGAAGAGTAAACGGGAAAAGCTGCGCAACGAGAAGAGGCACGAGAAGAACAAGTCCAAGAATAAGAGCGCCGGCAACACAAACGCCAATGCCTCGAACAAGGAGAACTATGTGCCCGAAACGAGAAGCAGCTCAAGTACTGAGACATTCGCAGAGGCCACGGCGGAAGCACCGGCTTCAACCAAGGCAGAACCTCCGCAAGCCTCTAGCAATCGATCGAGGGCGGAGCGCGGAAAAGATAGGGCCTCCAATCTTGCGGCTAGTGCAAAGGAGCAAAAGAAGGGCAAGGAAGCTGCTCCAGCACCTGCAGCAAGTAAACCGGTGGAGCGGATTGAAACGAGCGAGAGTACAATAACACAAAAGGCGGAAGAAGCCGAAAGCTGTGAAGATATCTTACCACAAAAGAGATTAGCGGAAACAAACGTTCAAAGATCTGTGAGCTCTTGTAGCGAAAATAGCGAAGGACGCGTCTCTGAGAGTAGCTTAAGTGAAAAGAGTTTACCTGGTGATTATGTGGAGGAGAAGTGCAATAGTGTGAATTCTGAAAGCCAGCAAGAAAGTGTGAAGTCTCATGAGGAGCTTGAAAAGAGCAACGAGGCTATTGTCGAGGCTGAAACCGTTCTGCCAGAAGCTGAATCCTCTGAGGACATCAGCCCCGCTGCAGTGGAGCCTAGCAATGGAGAAGATGAAGGATGCTTACCCGTAGATCCAGTCGAAACATCGAGTCTGGTGGATAATGGAAGCAGAGTAAATG ATGCACTGTCTAAGCTCAACATTTTCGATGACACGCCCAGCTTTTTCACATCGCCATCATTCCAGCAAGCCCACCTTTTAAAGAATAAGATGGATTTGGAAATGCGACAGTCTCATTTACCAGACTTGGTCAACG ACATTGATGGAATCCAAAAGGCATCCAATACAAACg AGTGGGAAGAAGCTTTCAAAAATGTCATGATGCGCAACACAAGGCACGTGGAGGAGCAACTgcttcagcagcaacatttgcagcagcagcagaagcatcACCACCAGCAAGTATTGCATCAACAGGAGGAGTTCCTTCGCATGCACGAATTACAAAAACGCAACAACTTTGCGACACAAATCAACGGTCCTGCGAATG atTTCCTTAGCCATTTCCAGGCAAACTCGCTCGATTTGAATAGAGCTCAAGCCCATGCAATCCTTCAGCAACAATTATTACAACAGCAAGCAGGAGAAAATCTATTTGGCGGCAACATGTCGAAGTTCTTTGATTTCCATAAAAGCCAGCAACAGTCCCACCATCAGTATCTGAATGGGCATCCGCCTCAGATCAATGGAAACAGTGCTGTGCCAGAACCCCAAAGAGTGGCGGCCTCTTTGGAAAGCAATCGACTGAATTCGCCTTTTGTTGAAAATG GACTTATTAattcgcagcagcagcaacaaaagcagagAATGATGGGAATGTATGAATTTATG CCTCCAAACACGCAATCTCAGCAGAATCGGTTTACACAGAACTCGATAGTCGACGATGACTTAG GATTCGACCCCTTCGTTGAGACCCAAAAGGGACTTGCTGAACTTATGGAAAATGAGGTTGTCCAACAACAGAGTATTAATAATGAAAACCCCTTGCCGAAGTTGCCGCCACAGCCTCAAATTCTCCCCCATCAGCAACTGGTGGACAACCTGCAACGAGCTCGGATGCCGCCTCCAGGCTTCAATCACGTCAACGCATTGGGCTTGGGCGGAGCATCCAGACTGCAGCATACCAGCAAAATGATGCCCTTCATGAACATGCCCGTCAATGGGGTGGCAAACAACGGTGCCCAAGGACAGCACCAAATACCAATGGGTGTCAACTGGAATGCTCCCTTGGGCATGCACCAAAACACGGGACAGCCTGTGGGTGACTCGCAATTGCAGCATCCAATGGCCCACAACAAGG TTTACAACAACAGTGATTGGACTTCAATGGATCCGGCTATACTTTCGTTTAGacagttttcttcttttccaCAAAACCAAATTCCCCCACATCCTCAGCAACAACAGGATTTATTTTTGCAGCATTTGGCTCAACAGCAAAATTCCCAGAGTGGTG GTTTCAACAACCAGCCACAGCAACTGCTTCCTATGGGGATGCCCAATAATTTGCTGAACGGACAACAAACGCAGCCGCCACAGGTCAATGCCAATGTTCAGGGCATGCTTGAGTTTTTAAAAAGCCGTCAATTCGTTTAG
- the LOC122619304 gene encoding uncharacterized protein LOC122619304 isoform X2: MNGLSSNDDAVECPLCMEPLEVDDLTFFPCTCGYQICRFCWHRIRTDENKLCPACRKEYPENPADFKPLSQEEMIAFKSQKRQRDQQRKQKITENRKHLANVRVVQKNLVFVVGLPPRLADADILKKHEYFGKYGKIHKVVINPSTTYAGVQVRVGPSASAYVTYVNNSDALRAIQSVNNIMIDGRLIKTSLGTTKYCSHFMKNQQCPKGDCMYLHELGDPEASFTKEEMHQGKHLEYEKRLHDTLIASFGPNTTGIVNGNGASKANAAIPSSSSASSSSSGSGTNGSSAGNAQQKEAWPSLSVSPINGKEATASSNSSSGKSKREKLRNEKRHEKNKSKNKSAGNTNANASNKENYVPETRSSSSTETFAEATAEAPASTKAEPPQASSNRSRAERGKDRASNLAASAKEQKKGKEAAPAPAASKPVERIETSESTITQKAEEAESCEDILPQKRLAETNVQRSVSSCSENSEGRVSESSLSEKSLPGDYVEEKCNSVNSESQQESVKSHEELEKSNEAIVEAETVLPEAESSEDISPAAVEPSNGEDEGCLPVDPVETSSLVDNGSRVNDALSKLNIFDDTPSFFTSPSFQQAHLLKNKMDLEMRQSHLPDLVNDIDGIQKASNTNEWEEAFKNVMMRNTRHVEEQLLQQQHLQQQQKHHHQQVLHQQEEFLRMHELQKRNNFATQINGPANDFLSHFQANSLDLNRAQAHAILQQQLLQQQAGENLFGGNMSKFFDFHKSQQQSHHQYLNGHPPQINGNSAVPEPQRVAASLESNRLNSPFVENGLINSQQQQQKQRMMGMYEFMPPNTQSQQNRFTQNSIVDDDLGFDPFVETQKGLAELMENEVVQQQSINNENPLPKLPPQPQILPHQQLVDNLQRARMPPPGFNHVNALGLGGASRLQHTSKMMPFMNMPVNGVANNGAQGQHQIPMGVNWNAPLGMHQNTGQPVGDSQLQHPMAHNKVYNNSDWTSMDPAILSFRQFSSFPQNQIPPHPQQQQDLFLQHLAQQQNSQSGGFNNQPQQLLPMGMPNNLLNGQQTQPPQVNANVQGMLEFLKSRQFV; this comes from the exons ATGAACGGCCTGAGCAGCAATGATGATGCAGTCGAGTGCCCTTTGTGTATGGAGCCGCTTGAGGTGGACGATTTGACCTTTTTCCCGTGTACCTGCGGATATCAG ATTTGCCGATTTTGTTGGCACAGAATCCGCACGGATGAGAACAAGCTGTGTCCGGCATGTCGAAAGGAGTACCCTGAGAATCCAGCTGACTTTAAGCCTCTGTCACAGGAAGAA ATGATTGCCTTCAAGTCCCAGAAACGCCAAAGGGAccaacaacgaaaacaaaagatCACCGAGAACCGAAAACATTTGGCCAACGTTCGCGTGGTCCAAAAGAACTTGGTGTTCGTTGTGGGCCTACCACCCCGACTTGCTGATGCAGAC ATACTAAAGAAACACGAGTATTTCGGTAAATATGGGAAAATTCATAAAGTCGTTATAAATCCAAGTACCACGTATGCCGGGGTCCAGGTAAGAGTT GGTCCATCTGCTTCTGCCTATGTCACATATGTTAATAACTCGGATGCCTTGCGGGCCATTCAAAGCGTCAATAATATTATGATAGACGGACGGCTCATAAAGACCAGCTTGGGGACAACTAAATACTGTAGCCACTTCATGAAGAACCAGCAGTGTCCCAAGGGCGACTGCATGTACTTACATGAATTGGGCGATCCCGAGGCCAGTTTCACAAAGGAG GAAATGCATCAGGGAAAGCACTTGGAGTACGAGAAGCGTCTGCACGATACTCTAATTGCCTCATTCGGACCGAATACAACAGGTATTGTAAATGGTAACGGAGCTTCTAAAGCAAATG CCGCGATtccatcgtcatcgtcagcgtcatcctcgtcctcgggATCGGGAACAAATGGTTCAAGTGCAGGCAATGCCCAGCAGAAGGAGGCCTGGCCCAGCTTATCGGTCTCGCCCATCAACGGCAAAGAGGCGACTGCCAGTTCAAACAGTTCCAGTGGGAAGAGTAAACGGGAAAAGCTGCGCAACGAGAAGAGGCACGAGAAGAACAAGTCCAAGAATAAGAGCGCCGGCAACACAAACGCCAATGCCTCGAACAAGGAGAACTATGTGCCCGAAACGAGAAGCAGCTCAAGTACTGAGACATTCGCAGAGGCCACGGCGGAAGCACCGGCTTCAACCAAGGCAGAACCTCCGCAAGCCTCTAGCAATCGATCGAGGGCGGAGCGCGGAAAAGATAGGGCCTCCAATCTTGCGGCTAGTGCAAAGGAGCAAAAGAAGGGCAAGGAAGCTGCTCCAGCACCTGCAGCAAGTAAACCGGTGGAGCGGATTGAAACGAGCGAGAGTACAATAACACAAAAGGCGGAAGAAGCCGAAAGCTGTGAAGATATCTTACCACAAAAGAGATTAGCGGAAACAAACGTTCAAAGATCTGTGAGCTCTTGTAGCGAAAATAGCGAAGGACGCGTCTCTGAGAGTAGCTTAAGTGAAAAGAGTTTACCTGGTGATTATGTGGAGGAGAAGTGCAATAGTGTGAATTCTGAAAGCCAGCAAGAAAGTGTGAAGTCTCATGAGGAGCTTGAAAAGAGCAACGAGGCTATTGTCGAGGCTGAAACCGTTCTGCCAGAAGCTGAATCCTCTGAGGACATCAGCCCCGCTGCAGTGGAGCCTAGCAATGGAGAAGATGAAGGATGCTTACCCGTAGATCCAGTCGAAACATCGAGTCTGGTGGATAATGGAAGCAGAGTAAATG ATGCACTGTCTAAGCTCAACATTTTCGATGACACGCCCAGCTTTTTCACATCGCCATCATTCCAGCAAGCCCACCTTTTAAAGAATAAGATGGATTTGGAAATGCGACAGTCTCATTTACCAGACTTGGTCAACG ACATTGATGGAATCCAAAAGGCATCCAATACAAACg AGTGGGAAGAAGCTTTCAAAAATGTCATGATGCGCAACACAAGGCACGTGGAGGAGCAACTgcttcagcagcaacatttgcagcagcagcagaagcatcACCACCAGCAAGTATTGCATCAACAGGAGGAGTTCCTTCGCATGCACGAATTACAAAAACGCAACAACTTTGCGACACAAATCAACGGTCCTGCGAATG atTTCCTTAGCCATTTCCAGGCAAACTCGCTCGATTTGAATAGAGCTCAAGCCCATGCAATCCTTCAGCAACAATTATTACAACAGCAAGCAGGAGAAAATCTATTTGGCGGCAACATGTCGAAGTTCTTTGATTTCCATAAAAGCCAGCAACAGTCCCACCATCAGTATCTGAATGGGCATCCGCCTCAGATCAATGGAAACAGTGCTGTGCCAGAACCCCAAAGAGTGGCGGCCTCTTTGGAAAGCAATCGACTGAATTCGCCTTTTGTTGAAAATG GACTTATTAattcgcagcagcagcaacaaaagcagagAATGATGGGAATGTATGAATTTATG CCTCCAAACACGCAATCTCAGCAGAATCGGTTTACACAGAACTCGATAGTCGACGATGACTTAG GATTCGACCCCTTCGTTGAGACCCAAAAGGGACTTGCTGAACTTATGGAAAATGAGGTTGTCCAACAACAGAGTATTAATAATGAAAACCCCTTGCCGAAGTTGCCGCCACAGCCTCAAATTCTCCCCCATCAGCAACTGGTGGACAACCTGCAACGAGCTCGGATGCCGCCTCCAGGCTTCAATCACGTCAACGCATTGGGCTTGGGCGGAGCATCCAGACTGCAGCATACCAGCAAAATGATGCCCTTCATGAACATGCCCGTCAATGGGGTGGCAAACAACGGTGCCCAAGGACAGCACCAAATACCAATGGGTGTCAACTGGAATGCTCCCTTGGGCATGCACCAAAACACGGGACAGCCTGTGGGTGACTCGCAATTGCAGCATCCAATGGCCCACAACAAGG TTTACAACAACAGTGATTGGACTTCAATGGATCCGGCTATACTTTCGTTTAGacagttttcttcttttccaCAAAACCAAATTCCCCCACATCCTCAGCAACAACAGGATTTATTTTTGCAGCATTTGGCTCAACAGCAAAATTCCCAGAGTGGTG GTTTCAACAACCAGCCACAGCAACTGCTTCCTATGGGGATGCCCAATAATTTGCTGAACGGACAACAAACGCAGCCGCCACAGGTCAATGCCAATGTTCAGGGCATGCTTGAGTTTTTAAAAAGCCGTCAATTCGTTTAG